The Brevibacillus brevis genome contains a region encoding:
- a CDS encoding N-acetyltransferase: MEHVKRYHSLSLMVNNRELLVEGPITGSHLASLRFDEGLKAFRIPEQQHEALIEIADLPEGRIIIAREGDLVLGYVTFLHPDPLERWSQAQLPDLLELGAIEISHKVRAGGVGKKLLEVAFLDDAMEDYVIITTEYYWHWDLKGTGLDVWQYRKVMEKVMGSAGLSWMATDDPEICSHPANCLMAKIGKRVPPETVVAFDAMRFQNRFLY; the protein is encoded by the coding sequence ATGGAGCACGTCAAACGCTATCATTCATTGAGTCTAATGGTGAACAACAGGGAGCTGCTCGTCGAAGGACCGATTACAGGAAGTCATCTGGCCTCATTACGCTTTGATGAGGGGCTGAAAGCTTTTCGTATCCCTGAACAGCAGCATGAAGCTCTCATCGAAATCGCTGATTTGCCTGAAGGGCGCATTATTATTGCTCGCGAAGGCGACCTTGTCCTCGGCTACGTGACCTTTCTGCACCCCGATCCACTGGAGCGATGGTCACAAGCCCAACTGCCCGATTTGCTGGAGCTGGGGGCGATTGAAATCAGTCATAAAGTGAGGGCGGGTGGCGTAGGCAAAAAGCTGCTGGAAGTCGCCTTCTTGGACGACGCCATGGAAGACTACGTCATTATTACTACCGAGTATTACTGGCATTGGGATTTGAAAGGAACAGGACTCGATGTATGGCAATACAGAAAGGTCATGGAAAAGGTCATGGGCAGCGCAGGACTGAGCTGGATGGCGACAGACGATCCGGAAATATGCTCACATCCCGCCAACTGTCTCATGGCAAAAATCGGCAAGCGTGTACCACCAGAAACAGTCGTTGCCTTTGATGCTATGCGGTTTCAAAATCGTTTTCTTTACTAG
- a CDS encoding 5'-methylthioadenosine/adenosylhomocysteine nucleosidase, protein MRYGIIGAMDEEIALYLEAMQETTTATKAGITYYTGKMEGKDVVLCKSGVGKVNAAVTTQILIDSFQVERVIFTGVAGAVHPELNIGDIVVSTDCIQHDIDVTPLGFEPGQIPFTEQWTWQADAGLMQQAIDAGKELEAGVQVVSGRILSGDQFVASREKVQWLYEQFAAHCTEMEGASVGQVCAMNGVPFVVVRSMSDKADGSAHVNFVEFTKLASQRSYAIVRNMLTASQASTAAGVIVYSTKNCVDCDMVKNWLTAKGVSFEVRDVMTSRAYQEEVERFGFMGVPVTVVGDKAVKGFAPSELEELVN, encoded by the coding sequence ATGCGTTACGGAATTATCGGCGCGATGGATGAAGAAATCGCGCTTTACTTGGAAGCGATGCAAGAGACGACTACTGCCACCAAAGCAGGCATTACCTATTACACGGGTAAAATGGAAGGCAAGGATGTCGTGCTGTGCAAATCAGGTGTCGGCAAGGTGAATGCTGCCGTGACGACACAAATCCTCATCGATTCATTCCAAGTGGAGCGTGTCATTTTCACAGGTGTGGCAGGAGCTGTTCATCCTGAATTAAATATTGGTGACATTGTGGTTTCAACGGATTGTATCCAACATGATATTGATGTGACACCGCTTGGCTTTGAACCAGGACAGATTCCGTTTACAGAGCAATGGACTTGGCAAGCGGATGCGGGGCTGATGCAGCAAGCGATCGATGCGGGCAAGGAGCTGGAAGCGGGAGTTCAAGTAGTGAGCGGGCGTATCTTGTCCGGCGACCAGTTCGTTGCCAGTCGGGAAAAGGTGCAATGGCTGTATGAACAGTTTGCAGCACACTGTACCGAAATGGAAGGGGCATCTGTTGGACAAGTATGTGCGATGAATGGTGTACCGTTTGTCGTTGTACGTTCCATGTCGGATAAAGCGGACGGCTCCGCGCATGTAAACTTCGTGGAATTTACCAAGCTGGCTTCCCAGCGCTCCTACGCGATTGTCCGTAACATGCTGACAGCTTCTCAAGCATCGACAGCTGCGGGAGTAATCGTCTACTCGACGAAAAACTGTGTGGATTGCGACATGGTTAAGAATTGGCTGACAGCAAAAGGTGTTTCCTTTGAAGTGCGCGATGTCATGACGAGCCGTGCTTATCAAGAGGAAGTGGAGCGCTTTGGCTTCATGGGTGTCCCTGTAACAGTGGTAGGAGATAAAGCGGTAAAAGGCTTTGCACCCTCTGAGCTGGAAGAGCTTGTGAACTAG
- a CDS encoding cell division protein FtsA, whose translation MSDITAPELIFSLDIGTRSVVGLIVETTGEKYRVLDCAIREHDERSMLDGQIHDIVAVAKVIQQIKEELEGKYGKLHQVAVAAAGRSLRTRRVRVDMPLARHAFISREDVVALEFSAVQEAQAALAQELKDQDVTRYYCVGYSVVNYHLDGELIGSLIDQRGDIASADVIATFLPRVVVDSLIAALKRCDLEMQALTLEPIAAINVLIPVTMRRLNIALVDIGAGTSDVALTEEGAITAYGMVPVAGDEITDALMNAFLMDFPMAEEVKRLLSTEESVTFTDILGMEHTMSAAEVTSAIEADIQQLADKIAFKILELNGKAPQAVMLIGGGSLTPGLTGKVAQVLNIPAARVAVRGGDAIKQYVGDNPALSGPEFVTPVGIAVAARRHPLRYVTVTVNDAPVRIFDLRKMTLGDALIASGLDIRRLYGRPGLAMTVTVNGRMKMIPGGHGTAPVIERNGEGVSLDTPINDGDQITVVAGTNGDDAHVFAKDLFDELDTLEVICNDRPYSLGPVVHVNGAVATLDTLIADRAEVDIRLPRTVYEVLELAELKTSVESGLRFSVNGQDYSIPSRIEVIELNGRPAALTDIVRQGDVLVYRQDEVPAPSIQDVIPLEEWVQETMTVHFNGERIVLPVAQVTITVDGKAANASDPVSEGADITVKSSPASTPVFSDVFRFVDVSLEKPDRESISGFVMLVNGEQANFQTELKSGDKLELFWE comes from the coding sequence TTGTCTGACATCACAGCCCCTGAGCTTATTTTTTCATTAGATATTGGAACGCGCAGCGTCGTCGGCCTGATCGTGGAAACGACCGGCGAGAAGTACCGCGTATTGGACTGCGCAATTCGAGAGCACGATGAACGCTCCATGCTCGATGGGCAAATTCACGATATTGTCGCCGTAGCTAAGGTGATTCAGCAAATAAAAGAAGAGCTGGAAGGAAAATATGGCAAACTGCATCAGGTAGCGGTCGCTGCTGCCGGTCGGTCATTGCGCACCCGCCGTGTTCGTGTGGACATGCCGTTAGCCAGACATGCCTTCATCTCGCGTGAAGATGTTGTCGCTTTGGAGTTTTCCGCTGTACAGGAGGCCCAAGCCGCATTAGCCCAAGAGCTAAAGGATCAAGACGTCACCCGCTATTATTGCGTGGGTTACAGCGTCGTCAACTACCATCTGGATGGAGAGCTGATCGGGAGTCTGATTGACCAGCGGGGTGACATAGCAAGCGCAGATGTGATCGCAACCTTCCTTCCACGCGTAGTTGTCGACTCGCTGATCGCGGCTCTGAAACGATGCGATCTGGAAATGCAGGCATTGACGCTCGAGCCTATTGCGGCTATTAATGTCCTGATTCCTGTAACCATGCGCCGACTGAATATCGCATTGGTGGACATCGGGGCAGGTACTTCTGACGTAGCGCTGACTGAAGAAGGGGCGATTACTGCCTACGGCATGGTGCCTGTTGCAGGCGATGAAATCACGGATGCGCTCATGAACGCCTTTCTCATGGATTTTCCGATGGCAGAAGAAGTGAAGCGTCTCTTATCCACCGAGGAGTCCGTCACCTTCACAGACATTCTCGGCATGGAGCATACGATGAGCGCTGCTGAGGTAACAAGTGCGATTGAAGCAGACATCCAGCAACTCGCCGATAAAATTGCCTTCAAAATATTGGAGCTCAATGGAAAAGCTCCGCAAGCGGTCATGCTGATTGGCGGCGGCAGCCTCACGCCTGGGCTTACCGGAAAAGTCGCTCAAGTCTTGAATATTCCTGCCGCCCGTGTTGCCGTTAGAGGCGGTGATGCGATCAAACAGTACGTTGGAGACAATCCTGCGCTCAGCGGACCTGAGTTCGTAACGCCAGTGGGTATTGCTGTTGCTGCACGTCGTCATCCATTGCGGTATGTGACGGTTACGGTCAATGACGCTCCTGTGCGCATTTTCGATTTGCGTAAAATGACATTGGGTGATGCGCTCATTGCGTCCGGATTGGATATCCGCCGTCTGTATGGGCGCCCCGGATTGGCGATGACAGTCACCGTAAATGGACGGATGAAAATGATTCCAGGTGGTCATGGGACGGCTCCGGTGATAGAGCGCAACGGAGAGGGCGTCAGTCTCGACACGCCAATCAATGACGGGGACCAAATCACCGTAGTAGCCGGTACAAATGGCGATGATGCACATGTGTTTGCCAAAGATTTATTCGATGAGCTGGACACGCTTGAGGTGATCTGCAATGACCGTCCCTACTCGCTCGGTCCTGTTGTACATGTTAACGGAGCAGTTGCCACTCTCGATACGTTGATCGCTGATCGTGCCGAGGTGGACATCCGCCTTCCCCGCACTGTCTATGAAGTACTGGAGCTCGCAGAACTGAAAACGTCAGTGGAATCAGGCTTGCGTTTTTCTGTGAATGGGCAAGATTATTCGATTCCGTCCCGTATCGAGGTGATCGAGCTGAATGGAAGACCAGCAGCCTTGACAGATATCGTCCGACAAGGTGATGTCCTCGTATATCGGCAGGATGAAGTGCCCGCCCCTTCCATACAAGATGTCATCCCCTTGGAAGAATGGGTACAAGAGACAATGACCGTCCACTTCAATGGTGAACGGATCGTTTTGCCTGTCGCGCAGGTAACAATTACGGTAGACGGAAAAGCGGCGAATGCCTCCGATCCCGTGAGTGAAGGTGCCGACATCACGGTAAAATCCTCACCTGCGTCTACACCTGTGTTTAGCGACGTCTTCCGTTTCGTGGACGTTTCCTTGGAAAAGCCCGATCGTGAGAGTATTTCCGGATTCGTCATGCTCGTCAACGGCGAACAAGCCAACTTCCAGACAGAATTGAAAAGTGGAGACAAGCTGGAGCTATTCTGGGAATAG
- a CDS encoding bifunctional 3-deoxy-7-phosphoheptulonate synthase/chorismate mutase, whose amino-acid sequence MAHDQIETMRKQIDEINLQILELINKRATLVQELGKEKEKQGSNRFDPERERQMLNLLVENNKGPFNDNAIRHLFKQIFQVSLDLQDDDKKKVLLVSRKKKAEDTVITVKGVEFGGKNPILIAGPCSVESYEQVRAVAENHAKRGLRTLRGGAYKPRTSPYDFQGLGEEGLQILKRIGDEFNLVTISEIVTPADLEMATKYIDVIQIGARNMQNFELLKAAGRVNKPILLKRGLSATIEEFIYAAEYILSEGNTQVMLCERGIRTYEKATRNTLDISAVPLLKQETHLPVFVDVTHSTGRRDLLLPCAKAGFAVGSDGIMVEVHPDPDVALSDAKQQLNIPQFNEFVDELLASGLYKGEIVATRA is encoded by the coding sequence ATGGCACACGATCAAATCGAAACGATGCGCAAGCAGATAGACGAGATCAATCTGCAAATTCTGGAATTGATCAACAAACGGGCTACCTTGGTTCAAGAGCTCGGCAAAGAAAAAGAAAAACAGGGCAGCAACCGTTTTGACCCAGAGCGCGAGCGCCAAATGCTCAATCTGCTCGTTGAAAACAATAAAGGTCCTTTCAATGACAATGCGATTCGTCATTTGTTCAAACAAATTTTCCAAGTTTCATTAGATCTGCAAGACGACGATAAGAAAAAAGTACTCCTCGTTAGCCGTAAGAAAAAGGCAGAGGATACTGTTATCACGGTAAAAGGCGTAGAGTTCGGAGGAAAAAATCCGATTCTCATCGCAGGTCCTTGCTCCGTGGAAAGCTACGAGCAAGTAAGAGCAGTAGCAGAAAACCACGCAAAACGCGGACTGCGTACACTGCGCGGCGGTGCGTACAAGCCTCGTACTTCGCCATACGACTTCCAAGGTCTGGGTGAAGAGGGCTTGCAAATCCTCAAGCGTATCGGGGATGAATTCAACCTCGTGACGATCAGTGAAATCGTGACGCCAGCAGATCTTGAGATGGCGACGAAATACATCGATGTCATCCAAATCGGAGCACGCAATATGCAAAACTTCGAGCTGCTGAAGGCGGCAGGTCGTGTAAACAAGCCAATCCTCTTGAAGCGTGGCCTCTCTGCTACGATTGAAGAGTTCATCTACGCGGCAGAGTACATCCTGTCCGAAGGTAACACACAAGTCATGCTGTGCGAGCGTGGAATCCGCACGTATGAAAAAGCGACACGCAATACGCTCGATATTTCTGCCGTACCACTCCTCAAGCAAGAAACGCACTTGCCAGTGTTTGTAGACGTGACGCACTCTACAGGCCGTCGTGATCTGCTCTTGCCTTGCGCGAAAGCAGGTTTCGCAGTCGGTTCTGATGGAATCATGGTAGAGGTTCACCCAGATCCAGATGTGGCACTGTCTGATGCGAAGCAACAGCTGAACATTCCACAGTTCAACGAGTTCGTTGATGAACTGCTCGCTTCTGGCCTGTACAAAGGCGAGATTGTGGCAACGAGAGCATAA
- the ccpA gene encoding catabolite control protein A, with product MPVTIYDVAREAGVSMATVSRVVNGNPNVKPLTRKKVLAAIERLGYRPNAVARGLASKKTTTVGVIIPDISSLFFSELARGIEDIATMYKYNIILCNSDQRMEKELQLINTLLEKQVDGLLFLGAEIKEDHLQALTSTSVPTVLAATRDADNVLPSVSIDHFQAAYDATEALVARGHKRIAMIAGPANDPLAGLMRYEGYKKALKDAGIELDEELIATGNYFYESGLSTTKAFLALKNPPTAIFAANDEMAIGAIHAIQDSGLNVPGDIEVIGHDNIRLVEMVRPRLTSVVQPMYDIGAVAMRLLTKYMNNENVEEHVVLLPHRIEYRESTKP from the coding sequence ATGCCGGTTACTATATACGACGTAGCAAGAGAAGCGGGGGTGTCGATGGCGACAGTTTCCCGCGTAGTCAACGGGAATCCCAACGTAAAGCCTTTGACCCGAAAAAAGGTATTGGCTGCGATTGAGCGCTTGGGATATCGACCAAATGCGGTTGCTCGTGGACTCGCCAGCAAAAAAACGACAACAGTTGGTGTCATCATCCCGGATATCTCCAGTTTGTTTTTCTCCGAATTGGCGCGGGGGATTGAAGATATCGCCACCATGTACAAATACAACATCATCCTGTGTAACTCTGACCAACGGATGGAAAAGGAATTGCAGCTCATTAATACCTTGCTCGAAAAACAGGTGGACGGGCTTCTGTTCCTGGGCGCAGAAATCAAAGAAGATCATTTGCAGGCATTGACTAGCACGTCTGTACCGACTGTACTCGCCGCGACTCGCGATGCAGACAACGTACTGCCGTCGGTTAGCATTGACCACTTCCAAGCCGCATACGATGCGACGGAAGCATTGGTTGCGCGCGGGCACAAGCGCATTGCGATGATCGCGGGTCCTGCAAACGATCCATTGGCAGGGTTGATGCGCTATGAAGGCTATAAAAAGGCGCTGAAAGATGCAGGTATCGAGCTGGATGAAGAGCTGATTGCAACAGGCAACTACTTTTATGAATCTGGCTTGTCCACTACAAAAGCGTTTCTGGCCCTTAAAAATCCGCCTACGGCGATTTTCGCAGCAAATGATGAGATGGCTATTGGCGCGATCCACGCCATTCAAGATTCTGGTCTGAACGTGCCAGGTGACATCGAAGTCATTGGTCACGATAATATTCGTCTGGTCGAAATGGTACGTCCGCGACTGACTTCTGTCGTACAGCCAATGTATGATATTGGTGCGGTGGCGATGCGCCTGTTGACCAAGTACATGAATAACGAGAATGTCGAAGAGCATGTCGTGCTGTTGCCGCATCGAATTGAGTATCGGGAGAGCACAAAGCCGTAA
- a CDS encoding metal-sensitive transcriptional regulator: MEDNHQCCSTDRSTERPDKIKSNLISRLNRVEGQVRGIRGMVEKDVYCDDILNQIAAVQSALNAVGKMLLEGHMKSCVMDRIQQGDHEVIDELLKTMNKLMK, translated from the coding sequence ATGGAAGACAACCATCAATGCTGCTCGACTGATCGGTCCACCGAAAGGCCGGATAAAATCAAGTCTAATCTCATCTCCCGTCTCAATCGGGTAGAGGGACAAGTTCGCGGAATTCGCGGAATGGTAGAGAAGGATGTCTACTGCGACGACATTCTCAATCAAATTGCAGCTGTGCAATCTGCACTGAATGCGGTTGGGAAAATGCTCCTCGAAGGACATATGAAAAGCTGTGTGATGGATCGCATTCAGCAGGGTGACCATGAAGTGATTGATGAGCTGTTGAAAACGATGAACAAACTCATGAAGTAA
- a CDS encoding acetoin utilization protein AcuC, which yields MSRNARLIYSPDYTQYYFHDDHPFNQRRLLLTHDLMSSYGILKDSDILTPRPATDEELALVHDPRYIQFVRDQGHSEHELPQAASYGLGTEDVPCFSNMHEASSLIVGGTLNAVDAVMSGQAEHAFNPAGGLHHAFRGRASGFCIYNDCSVAIAYLRKNWNARVLYIDTDAHHGDGVQWAFYDDPHVLTVSIHETGKYLFPGTGNLSERGDGSGYGYSVNVPLDAFTEDDSFLEVYEELVSKLAAGFKPDVILTQNGCDAHAYDPLTHLSCSMKIYQAIPRLAHRLAHEYCNGRWIAVGGGGYDIWRVVPRAWTLVWSEMSDQPLVDGDLPEAWLNRWQPETDLPLPPRLFDEPFPIIPRRAEITEKNRLTLERAMLYAPIGSKK from the coding sequence GTGAGCCGAAATGCTCGTCTGATCTACTCTCCAGACTACACGCAATATTATTTTCATGATGATCATCCGTTCAACCAGCGTCGTCTGCTCCTCACACACGATCTGATGAGCAGTTACGGAATACTCAAAGACTCAGACATCCTGACTCCCCGACCGGCGACAGATGAAGAACTCGCCCTGGTGCATGACCCACGTTATATCCAATTTGTTCGCGATCAGGGCCATAGTGAACACGAGCTTCCGCAGGCAGCCAGTTATGGCTTGGGAACAGAGGATGTTCCCTGTTTTTCGAACATGCATGAAGCGTCCTCGCTGATCGTTGGAGGTACGTTAAACGCAGTGGACGCGGTTATGAGTGGACAGGCAGAACACGCCTTCAATCCCGCCGGAGGATTGCACCATGCCTTTCGTGGACGCGCCTCTGGATTTTGTATCTACAATGATTGCTCCGTCGCGATCGCTTATTTGCGTAAAAACTGGAATGCACGCGTGCTGTATATCGACACAGATGCCCATCATGGAGATGGGGTACAGTGGGCTTTTTACGATGACCCTCATGTACTGACTGTATCCATTCACGAAACGGGGAAGTATCTCTTCCCGGGAACAGGCAATTTGTCTGAACGTGGAGATGGAAGCGGTTACGGTTATTCTGTCAACGTTCCGCTCGATGCCTTCACGGAAGACGATTCTTTTCTGGAAGTGTATGAGGAGCTGGTGTCAAAGCTAGCGGCTGGCTTCAAGCCTGATGTCATCCTGACACAAAATGGCTGTGACGCTCATGCGTACGATCCCCTCACCCATTTGTCTTGCTCGATGAAGATTTATCAAGCGATTCCTCGTCTTGCTCACCGTCTTGCTCATGAATATTGTAACGGTCGCTGGATTGCTGTAGGCGGCGGGGGCTACGATATTTGGCGGGTGGTGCCACGGGCGTGGACGTTGGTATGGAGTGAGATGAGCGATCAGCCTCTTGTGGACGGTGATCTTCCCGAAGCCTGGCTCAACCGCTGGCAACCAGAGACGGATTTGCCCTTGCCGCCTCGGCTTTTTGACGAACCATTCCCAATAATCCCACGACGAGCAGAGATCACGGAAAAAAATCGGCTTACGCTAGAACGTGCGATGCTGTACGCACCAATTGGCTCCAAGAAGTAA
- a CDS encoding CBS and ACT domain-containing protein: MRIEEIMRKKIVTIQPSTTIGEALLLLRANRIRHLPVVENDSLVGIVSDRDLRDALPSRLLTHDDDDTVLHKPVANIMNQQVITAHPLDFIEDAALQLYEHKIGSLPIVEGNRLVGLITESDLFSSLIELFGVNKPSSHIEVEVDDRVGMLAEVSQVFRDAQVNVTSVVVFPGKQPAKKNLVFRVQTIDPRIVTQLLLEKGFSVIGPREGGIFQ, encoded by the coding sequence ATGCGTATTGAAGAGATTATGCGGAAAAAAATTGTCACGATCCAGCCATCCACTACCATCGGAGAGGCGCTTCTTCTCCTCCGCGCAAACAGAATCAGGCATTTGCCTGTCGTTGAAAACGACTCACTCGTAGGTATTGTCTCGGACCGTGACCTGCGAGACGCTCTCCCCTCTCGCCTGCTGACGCATGACGATGACGACACCGTCCTGCACAAGCCTGTAGCCAATATCATGAACCAACAAGTCATCACTGCCCACCCTCTGGATTTCATCGAAGACGCAGCCCTCCAACTATACGAGCACAAAATCGGCTCACTACCCATCGTCGAAGGGAATCGGCTCGTAGGATTGATCACAGAATCGGATCTTTTCTCTAGCTTGATCGAACTGTTCGGTGTTAACAAACCTAGCTCCCATATCGAAGTCGAAGTGGATGACCGCGTTGGCATGCTGGCAGAAGTCAGTCAAGTCTTTCGCGATGCACAAGTAAATGTCACGAGCGTCGTGGTCTTTCCTGGGAAACAGCCCGCAAAAAAGAACCTTGTTTTTCGGGTACAGACAATTGATCCTCGTATCGTGACGCAATTGCTCCTTGAAAAAGGCTTTTCCGTAATCGGCCCTAGGGAAGGAGGGATATTCCAGTGA